Proteins encoded in a region of the Vicia villosa cultivar HV-30 ecotype Madison, WI linkage group LG5, Vvil1.0, whole genome shotgun sequence genome:
- the LOC131603460 gene encoding probable amidase At4g34880, whose amino-acid sequence MDLTRASSFFQFLPIILLLVAFPYILPTTLATGFSIKEATVQDLQLAFQRNQLTSRQLVEFYLNQIKVQNPVLKGVLEVNPDALTQADAADRERREKAPGSLSRLHGIPILVKDNIATKDKLNTTAGSYALLGSVVPRDAGVVTKLRKAGAIILGKATLSEWSHQRSSNAPSGWNARGGQGKNPYTLDDPCGSSSGSAISAAANLVTVTLGTETDGSILCPSSMNSVVGIKPTLGLTSRAAVVPISPRQDSVGPICRTVSDAAYVLETIAGIDTFDKETIEASKYIPRGGYAQFLKKDGLRGKRLGIVRLYYDFGNDTFLHETFQLHLKTLRKRGAVLVDNLQIDNIAEILSTPSENIALNFEFKLSLNAYLKDLVASPVKSLADVIAFNKKHPKLEKLDEYGQDLMLEAEKTNGIGKAEKHALLNMTRWSRNGFEKVMKRNKLDAVVTPFADYSGILAIGGYPGVIVPAGYEKGMPFGICFGGLKGSEPKLIEIAYSFEQATLIRKPPPLRK is encoded by the exons ATGGACTTAACACGTGCAAGCTCTTTCTTCCAATTCCTTCCTATAATACTTCTACTAGTTGCATTCCCTTATATACTTCCAACAACCTTGGCCACTGGATTCTCAATCAAGGAAGCAACAGTTCAAGATCTCCAACTAGCTTTCCAAAGAAACCAATTAACATCAAGACAGCTTGTTGAGTTCTATCTCAATCAAATCAAAGTCCAAAACCCAGTTCTCAAAGGGGTCTTGGAAGTGAATCCAGATGCACTAACACAAGCAGATGCAGCTGACAGAGAGAGAAGGGAAAAGGCACCAGGTTCTCTATCAAGGTTGCATGGAATACCTATTTTGGTTAAGGATAACATTGCAACTAAGGATAAGCTGAACACTACTGCTGGCTCTTATGCACTACTTGGATCAGTGGTGCCAAGAGATGCAGGTGTAGTTACCAAGTTAAGGAAAGCTGGGGCTATCATATTAGGGAAGGCCACTCTGAGTGAGTGGTCTCATCAGAGGTCTAGTAATGCTCCTAGTGGTTGGAATGCTAGAGGTGGACAAGGAAAG AATCCATACACATTGGATGATCCCTGTGGATCAAGTAGTGGATCAGCAATATCAGCAGCAGCAAATTTGGTGACTGTGACACTTGGTACTGAAACCGATGGCTCCATTTTATGCCCTTCAAGTATGAACTCAGTAGTAGGCATTAAACCAACACTTGGTCTCACTAGTAGAGCAGCTGTAGTTCCAATTAGCCCAAGGCAAGATTCTGTTGG GCCAATTTGCAGGACTGTTTCAGATGCTGCCTATGTTCTTGAAACGATAGCAGGAATTGACACTTTTGATAAAGAAACAATTGAAGCATCAAAGTATATCCCAAGAGGTGGCTATGCTCAATTTCTAAAGAAAGACGGACTACGAGGAAAGAGACTAGGAATAGTGAGACTATACTACGATTTTGGAAATGACACTTTTCTGCATGAAACTTTCCAGCTACACTTAAAAACGTTAAG GAAAAGAGGTGCAGTTTTGGTTGACAATTTGCAGATAGATAACATTGCTGAAATTCTCAGCACTCCAAGTGAAAATATtgctttgaattttgaattcaaattaTCACTAAATGCATACCTGAAAGACTTAGTGGCTTCACCAGTGAAAAGCTTGGCAGATGTGATAGCCTTCAACAAGAAACATCCAAAATTG GAGAAACTTGATGAGTATGGCCAAGATCTCATGTTGGAAGCTGAAAAGACAAACGGAATTGGGAAAGCAGAGAAACATGCATTGTTAAATATGACAAGATGGTCACGAAATGGGtttgagaaagtgatgaaaagaAATAAACTTGATGCTGTGGTAACACCTTTTGCAGACTATAGTGGCATACTTGCTATTGGAGGCTATCCTGGAGTGATTGTTCCAGCAGGATATGAAAAGGGTATGCCATTTGGAATTTGCTTTGGAGGTTTGAAAGGCTCAGAGCCAAAGTTGATTGAAATTGCTTATTCATTTGAGCAAGCAACTTTGATCAGAAAGCCTCCTCCCCTTCGAAAATAA
- the LOC131607937 gene encoding probable amidase At4g34880, with translation MGGLRLRMNLAYASSFFHFLLLFTFLSMLLSSTLASDFSIKEATVQELQHAFQRNQLTSRQLVEFYLNQITIQNPILKGVLEVNPDALAQADAADKERREKAPGSLSRLHGIPILVKDNIATKDKLNTTAGSYALLGSVVPRDAGVVTKLRKAGAIILGKATLSEWSHYRSVDAPSGWSARGGQGKNPYTLGDPCGSSSGSAISVAANLVTVSLGTETDGSILCPSNFNSVVGIKPTVGLTSRAGVVPISPRQDTVGPICRTVSDAAYVLDTIAGIDTLDKTTIEASKYIPKGGYAQFLKKDGLRGKRLGVVRLFYNFGNDTSLHETFKLHLRTLRERGAVLVDNLKIDDIDEIINAQSEITAFNFDFKLSLNAYLKDLIASPVKSLRDVINFNKKHSELEKLDEYGQDLMLEAEKTKGIGKAEKQALLNMTRLSQNGFEKVMKRNKLDAVVTPFSYFSNVLGIGGYPGVNVPAGYEKGMPFGICFGGLKGSEPKLIEIAYSFEQATLIRRPPPLRKLDA, from the exons ATGGGTGGTTTAAGGCTGAGGATGAATTTAGCATATGCTTCCTCTTTCTTCCATTTCCTTCTACTATTTACATTCCTTTCTATGCTACTATCATCAACTTTGGCCAGTGATTTCTCAATCAAGGAAGCAACAGTGCAAGAACTCCAACATGCTTTTCAAAGAAACCAACTAACATCAAGACAGCTTGTTGAGTTCTACCTCAACCAAATCACTatccaaaatccaattctcaaAGGAGTCTTGGAAGTGAATCCAGATGCATTAGCACAGGCAGATGCAGCTGACAAAGAAAGAAGGGAAAAGGCACCAGGTTCTCTATCAAGGTTGCATGGAATACCTATTTTGGTTAAGGATAACATTGCAACTAAGGATAAGCTGAACACTACTGCAGGCTCTTATGCACTACTTGGATCAGTGGTGCCAAGAGATGCAGGTGTAGTTACCAAGTTAAGGAAAGCTGGGGCTATCATATTAGGGAAGGCCACATTGAGTGAGTGGTCACATTACAGGTCTGTTGATGCTCCTAGTGGTTGGAGTGCTAGAGGTGGACAAGGAAAG AATCCATATACATTGGGTGATCCCTGTGGCTCAAGTAGTGGATCAGCAATATCTGTGGCTGCAAATTTGGTGACTGTATCACTTGGTACCGAAACCGATGGCTCCATTTTATGTCCTTCAAATTTTAACTCAGTAGTAGGGATCAAACCCACAGTTGGTCTCACTAGTAGAGCAGGTGTAGTTCCAATTAGTCCAAGGCAAGACACGGTTGG GCCAATTTGCAGGACTGTATCAGATGCTGCTTATGTTCTTGACACCATAGCTGGCATAGACACTCTTGATAAAACAACAATTGAAGCATCAAAGTATATACCAAAAGGTGGCTATGCTCAGTTTCTAAAAAAAGATGGACTAAGAGGAAAGAGATTAGGAGTAGTGAGACTATTCTACAATTTTGGAAATGACACTTCTCTGCATGAAACTTTCAAGCTACACCTAAGAACATTAAG GGAAAGAGGTGCAGTTTTGGTCGACAATTTGAAGATTGATGACATTGATGAAATTATCAATGCTCAAAGTGAAATTACTGCTTTCAATTTTGATTTCAAATTGTCCTTGAATGCATATCTGAAAGACTTAATTGCTTCACCAGTGAAAAGTTTGAGAGATGTGATAAACTTCAACAAGAAACACTCAGAATTG GAGAAACTTGATGAGTATGGCCAAGATCTCATGTTGGAAGCTGAAAAGACAAAGGGAATTGGGAAAGCAGAGAAACAGGCATTGTTGAATATGACAAGATTGTCACAAAATGGGtttgagaaagtgatgaaaagaAATAAACTTGATGCTGTGGTAACACCTTTCTCGTACTTTAGTAACGTACTTGGTATTGGAGGTTATCCTGGAGTGAATGTTCCAGCAGGATATGAAAAGGGTATGCCATTTGGAATTTGCTTTGGAGGTTTGAAAGGTTCAGAGCCAAAGTTGATTGAAATTGCTTATTCATTTGAGCAAGCAACTTTGATCAGAAGGCCACCACCCCTTCGAAAGTTAGACGCTTGA
- the LOC131607938 gene encoding probable amidase At4g34880 has protein sequence MGGLRFTMDLTYASPFLLLFTFLSMLLSSTITLATEFSIKEATVQDLQLAFQRNQLTSRQLVEFYLDQINIQNPILKGVLEVNPDALTQADAADKERREKPPDSLSRLHGIPILVKDNIATKDKLNTTAGSLALLGSVVPRDAGVVTKLRKVGAIILGKATLSEWAHYRSFNVPSGWSARGGQGKNPYTLGEPCGSSSGSAISVAANLVTLSLGTETDGSILCPSNFNSVVGIKPTVGLTSRAGVVPISPRQDTVGPICRTVSDAAYVLETIAGIDTLDKATIEASKYIPKGGYAQFLNKDGLRGKRLGVVRRYYEFGDGTLLDETFKLHLRTFRERGAVLVDNLKIDDIDEIINNQSEIIALNFEFKLSLNAYLKDLIASPVKSLADVIDFNKKHSKLVSIYM, from the exons ATGGGTGGCTTAAGGTTCACAATGGATTTAACATATGCTTCCCCTTTTCTTCTACTATTTACATTCCTTTCTATGCTACTATCATCAACAATCACCTTGGCCACTGAATTCTCAATCAAAGAAGCAACAGTTCAAGATCTCCAACTAGCTTTCCAAAGAAACCAATTAACATCAAGACAACTTGTTGAGTTCTACCTCGACCAAATCAATatccaaaatccaattctcaaAGGAGTCTTGGAAGTGAATCCAGATGCACTAACTCAAGCAGATGCAGCTGACAAAGAGAGAAGGGAAAAACCACCAGACTCTCTATCAAGGTTGCATGGAATACCTATTCTGGTTAAGGATAATATTGCAACTAAGGATAAATTGAACACTACTGCAGGCTCTTTGGCACTACTTGGATCAGTGGTTCCAAGAGATGCAGGAGTAGTTACCAAGTTAAGGAAAGTCGGGGCTATCATATTAGGGAAAGCCACATTGAGTGAGTGGGCACATTACAGGTCTTTTAATGTTCCAAGTGGTTGGAGTGCCAGAGGTGGACAAGGAAAG AATCCATATACATTGGGTGAACCCTGTGGTTCAAGTAGTGGATCAGCAATATCTGTAGCTGCAAATTTGGTGACTCTATCACTTGGTACCGAAACCGATGGCTCCATTTTATGTCCTTCAAATTTTAACTCAGTAGTAGGCATCAAACCCACAGTTGGTCTCACTAGTAGAGCAGGTGTAGTTCCAATTAGTCCAAGGCAAGACACTGTTGG GCCAATTTGCAGGACTGTATCAGATGCTGCTTATGTTCTTGAAACCATAGCTGGCATAGACACTCTTGATAAAGCAACAATTGAAGCATCAAAGTATATACCAAAAGGTGGCTATGCTCAGTTTCTAAACAAAGATGGACTAAGAGGAAAGAGGTTAGGAGTAGTGAGACGATACTACGAGTTTGGAGATGGCACTTTACTGGATGAAACTTTCAAGCTACACCTAAGAACATTTAG GGAAAGAGGTGCAGTTTTGGTTGATAATTTGAAGATTGATGACATTGATGAAATTATcaataatcaaagtgaaattaTTGCTTTAAATTTTGAATTCAAATTGTCCTTGAATGCATACCTGAAAGACTTAATTGCTTCACCAGTGAAGAGTTTGGCAGATGTGATAGATTTCAACAAGAAACACTCAAAATTGGTGAGTATATATATGTGA